The proteins below come from a single Plasmodium cynomolgi strain B DNA, scaffold: 1396, whole genome shotgun sequence genomic window:
- a CDS encoding hypothetical protein (putative) has protein sequence MKLVENNEERYYDICIKLFRNLGVFHSVNNTAKYNSERCRNLNSWLYYIIKDYNVHQDDFTLIFEASKSILKERAKNPYCSNYLYKDKYNDPDKIIKLINLEDYMNDFISILKNNDHHNHCLCLKFIF, from the coding sequence ATGAAACTAGtagaaaataatgaagaacGGTACTatgatatatgtataaaactTTTCAGAAATTTAGGAGTATTTCATTCTGTAAATAATACTGCTAAATATAATTCTGAACGTTGTAGAAATTTAAACAGCtggttatattatataataaaggaTTATAATGTTCATCAAGATGATTTTACGCTAATTTTCGAAGCATCTAAAAGTATATTGAAAGAACGTGCTAAGAATCCCTACTGCAGTAACTATTTATATAAGGATAAATATAACGACCcagataaaataataaagttaataaatttggAAGATTATATGAATGATTTTATAAGTATCTTAAAGAATAACGATCATCATAATCACTGTTTATGTctaaaattcattttt